The following are encoded together in the Streptomyces sp. NBC_00341 genome:
- a CDS encoding cytochrome P450 — protein MTQCPHAAATGTGTEAVHLYGGRFQDEPARLYREMRRDHGPVAPIVLPGDIPAWLVLGYRELHQLTGDPVLFSRDSQLWNQWPAIPDDWPLMPMISRDQPSILYTVGERHSRRSAVISDALEAVNPFELKESTAEFADELIDSFCSAGTADLVADYAMLMPVRVLAKLLGFSDEKGPALVTAMNDMINGGPTAQTGQRHIAASVYELVADRQTTPGDDVVSRMLANTRGFTDEDVSRDLMVMMAAGHQPTADWIGNSLRLMLTDDRFAASLSGGRHSVGEAMNEVLWEDTPSQNIAGRWASRDTHLGGRHIKAGDLLVLSLAGANADPQVRTDGSTLTGGNNAFFSFSHGDHRCPFPAQETAEVIARTAIEVILDRLPDVDLAVPEEQLTRRPSPWLRGLTDLPARFTPTPALGGQR, from the coding sequence GTGACCCAGTGCCCCCACGCGGCCGCCACCGGCACCGGAACCGAAGCCGTGCATCTGTACGGCGGCCGGTTCCAGGACGAACCCGCCCGGCTCTACCGGGAGATGCGGCGCGACCACGGGCCGGTCGCCCCGATCGTGCTGCCCGGCGACATCCCCGCCTGGCTCGTCCTCGGCTACCGCGAGCTGCACCAACTCACCGGCGACCCGGTGCTCTTCAGCCGCGATTCGCAGCTGTGGAACCAGTGGCCGGCCATCCCCGACGACTGGCCCCTGATGCCGATGATCAGCCGGGACCAGCCGTCCATCCTCTACACCGTCGGCGAACGCCACAGCCGCCGCTCCGCCGTCATCAGTGACGCGCTGGAGGCGGTGAACCCGTTCGAACTCAAGGAGAGCACGGCCGAGTTCGCGGACGAGCTGATCGACTCCTTCTGCTCGGCCGGCACCGCGGACCTCGTCGCGGACTACGCGATGCTGATGCCCGTACGGGTACTGGCGAAGCTCCTCGGCTTCTCCGACGAGAAGGGCCCCGCCCTCGTCACCGCGATGAACGACATGATCAACGGCGGGCCGACCGCACAGACCGGCCAGCGGCACATCGCCGCATCGGTGTACGAACTGGTGGCAGACCGGCAGACCACCCCCGGCGACGACGTCGTCTCCCGGATGCTCGCCAACACCCGCGGATTCACGGACGAGGACGTCTCCCGCGACCTCATGGTCATGATGGCGGCCGGCCACCAGCCCACCGCCGACTGGATCGGCAACTCGCTGCGCCTCATGCTCACCGACGACCGCTTCGCCGCCTCGCTCTCCGGCGGCCGGCACAGCGTGGGCGAGGCGATGAACGAGGTCCTCTGGGAGGACACCCCCAGCCAGAACATCGCCGGCCGCTGGGCCAGCCGCGACACCCACCTCGGCGGCCGCCACATCAAGGCCGGCGATCTGCTGGTCCTCAGCCTGGCCGGTGCGAACGCCGACCCCCAGGTCCGCACCGACGGATCCACGCTCACCGGCGGCAACAACGCCTTCTTCTCCTTCAGCCACGGCGACCACCGCTGCCCGTTCCCCGCCCAGGAGACGGCGGAGGTCATCGCCCGTACGGCGATCGAGGTCATCCTCGACCGGCTGCCCGACGTCGACCTCGCGGTCCCCGAAGAGCAGCTGACCCGGCGCCCCTCCCCGTGGCTGCGCGGACTGACGGACCTGCCGGCACGCTTCACGCCCACCCCCGCCCTTGGAGGCCAGAGATGA
- a CDS encoding ATP/GTP-binding protein: MDSATSDRAALRATADNGLKIVVVGGFGVGKTTMVRSVSEIRPLNTEETMTRAGEAVDHLDGVHSKTSTTVAFDFGRITLDERSVLYLFGAPGQERFWFLWDRLFSGTLGAVVLVDTRRLADSWYAIDRLEHHGTPFIVACNYFGGPLHTEQQIREALALSDDVPLVECDARDRSSSKYVLITLVEHLHALSAARAADSAPSTASTGDGQTLAALTPESAP; this comes from the coding sequence TTGGACTCCGCAACCTCTGACCGTGCCGCCCTTCGGGCCACGGCCGACAACGGACTGAAAATAGTCGTCGTCGGCGGCTTCGGCGTAGGCAAGACCACCATGGTCCGATCCGTGAGCGAGATCCGTCCGCTCAACACGGAGGAGACGATGACCCGCGCGGGCGAGGCCGTCGACCACCTCGACGGCGTTCACTCCAAGACGTCCACCACCGTCGCCTTCGACTTCGGCCGGATCACGCTCGACGAACGCTCGGTGCTCTACCTGTTCGGCGCGCCCGGCCAGGAGCGCTTCTGGTTCCTGTGGGACCGGCTGTTCTCCGGGACGCTCGGTGCCGTCGTGCTCGTCGACACCCGGCGCCTCGCCGACTCCTGGTACGCCATCGACCGGCTGGAGCACCACGGCACACCGTTCATCGTGGCGTGCAACTACTTCGGCGGCCCGCTCCACACCGAGCAGCAGATCCGCGAGGCGCTCGCCCTCTCGGACGACGTACCGCTCGTGGAGTGCGACGCCCGGGACCGGTCCTCCAGCAAGTACGTACTGATCACGCTGGTGGAGCACCTGCACGCGCTGTCCGCCGCCCGCGCCGCGGACAGCGCTCCGTCCACCGCCTCCACGGGCGACGGCCAGACCCTCGCCGCCCTGACCCCGGAGTCCGCCCCGTGA
- a CDS encoding DUF742 domain-containing protein: protein MTPRPRPGRDDDPDRLYTLTGGRSRSDSDVFDLVTLVVSECEPAPGMQSEHVAILRMCERPTAVVEIAASLDLPVSIVRILLCDLLDTGRISARHPRTARVADRLPDPDILEQVLVGLRNL, encoded by the coding sequence ATGACGCCCCGCCCGCGTCCGGGCCGGGACGACGACCCGGACCGGCTCTACACCCTCACCGGTGGCCGCAGCCGCTCCGACTCGGACGTCTTCGACCTGGTGACACTCGTCGTCTCGGAATGCGAACCGGCCCCCGGTATGCAGTCGGAGCACGTCGCGATCCTGCGCATGTGCGAACGGCCCACCGCGGTCGTCGAGATCGCCGCGAGCCTCGACCTGCCCGTCAGCATCGTGCGCATCCTGCTGTGCGATCTGCTCGACACCGGTCGGATCAGCGCCCGCCACCCTCGTACCGCACGCGTCGCGGACCGGCTCCCCGACCCCGACATCCTGGAACAGGTGCTCGTTGGACTCCGCAACCTCTGA
- a CDS encoding roadblock/LC7 domain-containing protein, which yields MTATTDEKLNWLLEGLLERTPGTRHALVLSRDGLKLCRTPELSVDQADQLAAISAGIQSLSHGASIEFGDGTGGVRSAMAEFYGGVLFIVEAGAGAHLAVVASEAADVGLVGHNMSELVEQLGEHLVAPPREPSGPPGASGASENAAV from the coding sequence ATGACCGCGACCACGGACGAGAAGCTCAACTGGCTGCTGGAGGGGCTCCTTGAGCGCACCCCCGGCACCCGCCACGCCCTCGTGCTGTCGAGGGACGGCCTCAAGCTGTGCCGCACCCCCGAGCTCTCCGTCGACCAGGCCGACCAGCTGGCCGCCATCTCGGCCGGCATCCAGAGCCTGTCGCACGGCGCGTCCATCGAGTTCGGTGACGGCACCGGCGGCGTACGGTCCGCGATGGCCGAGTTCTACGGCGGCGTGCTGTTCATCGTGGAGGCGGGCGCGGGCGCCCACCTCGCCGTCGTCGCCTCCGAGGCCGCCGACGTCGGCCTCGTCGGGCACAACATGAGCGAGCTCGTCGAGCAGCTCGGCGAGCACCTCGTGGCCCCGCCGCGCGAACCCTCCGGACCGCCGGGGGCCTCCGGAGCCTCGGAGAACGCGGCCGTATGA
- a CDS encoding sensor histidine kinase — MRPSTRPTALALLATVVITGSLCLWAVLAAPDSARTAVAWGAGAAAVLLSAAVATAVHARATVRRLRAEHAAETGRFTAETSRLVSASAYEAQRFTAETAKAKSAAAAETARIAEQAAADAERLTAQNAALKARASRSETERAAAVAACANAAGRMQALATSMLADLREMEHRHASEDVLGDLLHLDHRTAQAGRLADSIAVLTGARSGRRWAKPIVMESILRGAMGRISGYQRIRLHSTSDVAVAGHAAEGIMHALAELLDNAANFSPPTAEVHVYVEEVPAGIVLTVEDSGLVMSDVQLRRAERAVSAESQDLTGLSGTRLGLAVVGRLARKHGLTVSFRPSARGGTGALMMLPQEVITRAPAPAVAPAPEAPAPSEPEPVHAPVADEPAGTGRTAEAADSAAPDSSSTLEFLRSDSLPNSASDGTSDTTSDTTGGLPRFGESGLPKRSRGRTLAAAESRAKASADSGTDGDGDGDASDGSAPRPRTSDPKAQAARFSSFRQAVRPNSPHPEGNTR; from the coding sequence TTGCGCCCCTCAACAAGGCCGACCGCACTTGCCCTGCTGGCCACGGTCGTCATCACCGGGTCCCTGTGTCTCTGGGCGGTCCTCGCCGCCCCCGACTCGGCCAGGACCGCTGTGGCGTGGGGGGCCGGTGCCGCGGCCGTGCTGCTGTCCGCCGCCGTCGCCACCGCCGTCCACGCCCGTGCCACGGTGCGGCGGCTGCGGGCGGAGCACGCGGCCGAGACCGGCCGGTTCACCGCCGAGACCTCCCGGTTGGTCTCCGCCTCCGCCTACGAGGCCCAGCGGTTCACCGCAGAGACGGCAAAGGCGAAATCGGCCGCCGCCGCGGAAACCGCCCGGATCGCCGAACAGGCCGCGGCCGACGCCGAGCGCCTCACCGCGCAGAACGCCGCGCTCAAGGCCCGCGCCTCCCGCAGCGAGACCGAGCGCGCCGCCGCCGTCGCCGCCTGCGCCAACGCCGCGGGCCGGATGCAGGCACTCGCCACGAGCATGCTCGCCGACCTGCGCGAGATGGAGCACCGGCACGCCTCGGAAGACGTACTGGGCGACCTGCTGCACCTGGACCACCGCACCGCCCAGGCGGGCCGGCTGGCCGACTCCATCGCCGTGCTGACCGGTGCGCGCTCCGGACGCCGCTGGGCCAAGCCCATCGTCATGGAGTCGATCCTGCGCGGCGCGATGGGCCGGATCAGCGGCTACCAGCGAATACGCCTGCACTCCACCAGCGACGTCGCCGTCGCCGGGCACGCGGCGGAGGGCATCATGCACGCGCTGGCCGAACTCCTGGACAACGCCGCGAACTTCTCACCCCCCACGGCCGAGGTCCACGTGTACGTGGAGGAGGTGCCGGCCGGCATCGTGCTGACCGTCGAGGACAGCGGACTGGTCATGAGCGATGTGCAGCTGCGCCGCGCCGAGCGCGCCGTCTCCGCGGAGAGCCAGGACCTGACCGGCCTCTCCGGCACCCGGCTCGGCCTCGCCGTCGTGGGGCGGCTGGCCCGCAAGCACGGGCTGACGGTCTCCTTCCGGCCCTCTGCGCGCGGTGGTACGGGCGCGCTGATGATGCTCCCGCAGGAGGTCATCACCAGGGCCCCGGCACCGGCCGTCGCACCTGCCCCGGAAGCCCCGGCGCCGAGCGAGCCCGAACCCGTCCACGCCCCGGTGGCCGACGAGCCGGCGGGAACCGGCCGTACCGCCGAGGCCGCGGATTCGGCCGCCCCGGACAGCTCCAGCACCCTGGAGTTCCTGCGCTCCGACTCGCTGCCGAACTCCGCCTCCGACGGCACGTCGGACACCACGTCGGACACCACCGGCGGCCTCCCCCGGTTCGGCGAGAGCGGACTGCCCAAGCGCTCCCGGGGCCGCACCCTGGCCGCCGCCGAGTCCCGCGCCAAGGCCTCGGCCGACAGCGGCACCGACGGCGACGGCGACGGCGACGCAAGCGACGGGTCGGCCCCCCGGCCCCGTACGTCCGACCCCAAGGCCCAGGCAGCCCGCTTCAGCAGCTTCCGCCAGGCCGTACGGCCCAACTCACCGCACCCGGAAGGCAACACCCGATGA
- a CDS encoding MerR family transcriptional regulator → MDGDTLYSIGELARRTGLTVKTIRFYSDRGLVAPTDRSPAGYRLYGIDAAARLELVRTLRELGLDLPTIRKVVDRELSLPEVAAAHAEALAVQIRVLRLRRAVLTAVAERGSTPEETELMHRLAQLSQDERQRLTDDFLDAVFGGLDAAPAFAGAMRSMTPELPDNPEAEQVQAWVELAEMALDPGFRAVVRQMVQDQAAEQPLSDMTGPVRDIAAAVRDQAGPALTAGIDPASPQADPIVEAFMAHYARLLGRPDDAGLRRRLATRLESVNDPRRERYLQVLAVVNGWPAPESLAPVLDWSVRALRIRTQR, encoded by the coding sequence ATGGACGGCGACACGCTCTACTCGATCGGTGAACTCGCTCGACGGACCGGTCTGACGGTCAAGACCATTCGGTTCTACTCCGATCGCGGACTCGTGGCGCCGACGGACCGCAGCCCGGCCGGCTACCGCCTCTACGGCATCGACGCGGCCGCACGCCTGGAGCTTGTGCGGACCCTGCGCGAGCTGGGACTGGACCTTCCCACGATCCGCAAGGTCGTGGACCGCGAGCTCTCGCTTCCCGAGGTCGCCGCGGCGCACGCCGAAGCACTGGCAGTGCAGATCCGCGTCCTGCGCCTGCGGCGTGCGGTGCTGACGGCGGTGGCCGAGCGCGGGTCCACACCTGAGGAGACGGAACTCATGCACCGGCTGGCCCAGCTTTCCCAGGACGAACGCCAACGTCTGACCGACGATTTCCTCGACGCCGTATTCGGCGGTCTTGACGCCGCCCCCGCATTCGCGGGAGCCATGCGCTCGATGACCCCCGAGTTGCCCGACAACCCGGAGGCCGAGCAGGTCCAGGCATGGGTGGAGCTGGCCGAGATGGCCCTGGACCCGGGATTCCGCGCCGTCGTGCGGCAGATGGTCCAGGACCAGGCGGCCGAGCAGCCCCTCAGCGACATGACGGGCCCGGTCCGCGACATTGCCGCAGCCGTCCGTGACCAGGCCGGCCCGGCCCTGACCGCCGGCATCGACCCGGCCTCGCCTCAGGCCGATCCGATCGTCGAGGCGTTCATGGCGCACTACGCGCGCCTCCTCGGCCGCCCCGACGACGCCGGGCTTCGCCGCCGGCTGGCGACGCGGCTGGAGAGCGTGAACGACCCCCGCAGGGAGCGATACCTCCAGGTGCTCGCCGTGGTCAACGGCTGGCCGGCCCCGGAGAGTCTGGCTCCCGTACTCGACTGGTCCGTCCGGGCTCTGCGCATCCGGACACAGCGATGA
- a CDS encoding amidase yields MRVSEYVSFDAVGLAELVAKGEVLPAELEAAAREAVQAVDPQINAVVETWQTDDEPVPGSTPLAGVPFLIKDIAVAMAGRRMELGSRLAAGNVAGADSSLMRRFRRAGLVTFGRTATPEMAYGISTESALYGATRNPWDLERSAGGSSGGAAAAVAAGVVPVAHGTDAAGSLRIPAACNGLFGIKPTRGRVSMGPDVDEVFNGLAVHGSVSRTVRDSAVLLDRIHGPESGDPYFAQQPSRPYAEEVTRHPGSLRIGVLTQAWGGRRTTAPATGALSRTVRLLESLGHQVEEAEVDLGADWEEFVLANARLMTVNLTTLVDGLAAAFGRPVDSSTLEPTTLAGYHYGQRVGGAQFLNALAMRNRVARSLARYFDAYDILLTPTLPEPPVLLGTHTEGAETLDGLGWIERINDLSPFTLPFNVAGTPAMSVPVTADAGTGLPIGMQFAAGYGLEGRLFRLAGQLEQASPWSGRTPTVWAGNHPVR; encoded by the coding sequence GTGAGAGTTTCTGAGTACGTGAGCTTCGACGCAGTCGGGCTGGCGGAGCTGGTGGCCAAGGGCGAGGTACTCCCCGCCGAACTGGAGGCAGCCGCGCGCGAGGCCGTACAGGCAGTTGATCCGCAGATCAACGCCGTCGTGGAGACGTGGCAGACCGACGACGAACCCGTCCCCGGCAGCACACCACTGGCCGGCGTCCCTTTCCTGATCAAGGACATCGCGGTGGCCATGGCCGGGAGGCGGATGGAGCTGGGAAGCCGTCTGGCGGCCGGCAACGTCGCCGGCGCCGACTCCTCGCTGATGCGGCGCTTCCGGCGCGCGGGCCTCGTGACGTTCGGGCGCACCGCGACACCGGAGATGGCCTATGGCATCTCCACGGAATCAGCGTTGTACGGCGCGACCCGCAACCCGTGGGACCTGGAGCGGAGCGCGGGCGGATCCAGTGGAGGCGCGGCCGCCGCTGTCGCCGCCGGAGTGGTTCCGGTCGCCCATGGCACCGACGCCGCCGGATCGCTCCGTATCCCCGCCGCCTGCAACGGCCTCTTCGGGATCAAGCCCACCCGTGGCCGGGTCTCCATGGGGCCCGACGTCGACGAGGTCTTCAACGGGCTGGCCGTGCACGGCAGCGTCAGCCGCACCGTACGGGACAGTGCGGTACTGCTCGACCGGATACACGGCCCGGAATCGGGCGACCCCTACTTCGCCCAGCAGCCGTCACGGCCGTACGCGGAGGAAGTCACCCGTCATCCGGGCTCGTTGCGGATCGGTGTCCTCACCCAGGCGTGGGGCGGACGCCGCACTACCGCACCGGCGACCGGCGCCCTCTCCCGCACCGTGCGGTTGCTTGAATCCCTCGGTCACCAGGTGGAGGAGGCCGAGGTCGACCTCGGCGCCGACTGGGAGGAATTCGTCCTGGCCAACGCCCGGCTCATGACGGTGAACCTCACCACCCTGGTCGACGGGCTGGCCGCCGCCTTCGGCCGTCCCGTCGACTCCTCGACCCTTGAGCCGACGACCCTCGCCGGCTACCACTACGGGCAGCGGGTCGGCGGCGCGCAGTTCCTCAACGCTCTCGCGATGCGGAACCGGGTGGCGCGAAGCCTGGCGCGGTACTTCGACGCGTACGACATCCTCCTCACGCCGACCCTGCCGGAGCCTCCCGTGCTGCTGGGCACTCATACCGAAGGTGCGGAGACACTGGACGGTCTCGGCTGGATCGAGCGCATCAATGACCTGTCGCCGTTCACCCTGCCGTTCAACGTGGCGGGCACGCCCGCCATGTCCGTACCCGTGACGGCCGACGCAGGGACGGGGCTCCCGATCGGCATGCAGTTCGCCGCCGGATACGGCCTCGAAGGCCGGCTCTTCCGCCTCGCCGGACAACTCGAACAGGCAAGTCCGTGGTCAGGCCGAACCCCCACGGTATGGGCAGGGAACCACCCAGTCCGCTGA
- a CDS encoding TetR/AcrR family transcriptional regulator, with amino-acid sequence MASTLSRPSRVAKLPPRERILDAAEELFQREGIRQVGVQAIADKAETTKMAIYRHFETKDALVAEWLRIVAADYQAAFDRVETEYPDRPEEQILGLARFIAEGLPAISYRGCPFINSLAELPDRLHPARQVIEDHKAHQARRLIGMCTQAQMPDPGQAAAEITFVLEGAQVSTQNGSIDRTGDRLMKIVEGIVDRHRSHLGAYGAAD; translated from the coding sequence ATGGCATCGACCCTCAGCAGGCCGAGCAGAGTGGCGAAGCTGCCGCCTCGTGAGCGCATTCTCGACGCGGCCGAGGAGCTCTTCCAGAGGGAAGGGATCCGGCAGGTGGGGGTCCAGGCGATCGCCGACAAGGCCGAGACCACCAAAATGGCGATCTACCGGCACTTCGAGACCAAGGACGCCCTGGTCGCGGAGTGGCTGCGGATCGTCGCCGCGGACTACCAGGCGGCCTTCGACCGCGTGGAAACCGAATACCCCGACCGGCCCGAGGAGCAGATTCTGGGCCTGGCCCGCTTCATCGCCGAGGGGCTGCCGGCGATCTCCTACAGGGGTTGCCCGTTCATCAACTCCCTCGCCGAGCTGCCCGACCGCCTTCATCCGGCACGGCAGGTGATCGAGGACCACAAGGCCCACCAGGCCCGCAGGCTGATCGGCATGTGCACCCAAGCCCAGATGCCCGACCCCGGACAGGCCGCGGCCGAGATCACCTTCGTACTCGAAGGGGCGCAGGTCAGCACACAGAACGGAAGCATCGATCGGACGGGAGACCGCCTGATGAAGATCGTCGAGGGAATCGTGGACCGGCACCGCTCCCACCTCGGCGCATACGGGGCGGCTGACTGA
- a CDS encoding FAD-binding and (Fe-S)-binding domain-containing protein produces the protein MAPREATTGPDRTGPDGTAPDRTALAGALRSAVRGEVAFDATARALTTMDASNYRRVPLGVVAPRDADDIAAALAVCRAHGVPVVPRGGGTSIAGQATGTGVVLDLTRHLRSVVELDPGSRTAVVQPGVVLDELRAAAAPHGLTFGPDPSTHSRCTIGGMIGNNSCGAHSVAWGTTADNVHALTVARYGGDTLRLERGGPGPAGVPELVAAHLALLRTGFPELPRRISGYALDALLPERGPDPARAFCGSEGTLGVVTEATVRLVEAPAARALAVLGYADESAAAEAAPGLLPYHPLTVEGMAADLVREPAGLPRGAAWLFVETGGATAAEARAHAERIARAASPDAVDTAVVTDPAGQRALWRIREDASGTATRIWGSPLDGVLGGGSEAWPGWEDCAVPPARLGPYLRDFRALLAEHGLRGTPYGHFGDGCIHVRIDFDLLSADGVARFRRFSEEQAALVVAHGGSLSGEHGDGQARAELLPKMYGDELVGLFARFKDLWDPDGGMNPGILARPARLDENLRFDVLPRGPVDVAFGYPHDGGDFSAAVRRCVGVAKCRTKEASGPAVMCPSFRATGEEAHSTRGRARLLHEMLAGPAGGVITDGWRSTEVRDALDLCLSCKGCRSDCPVGVDMATYKAEFLHHHYRHRLRPASHYALGRLPQWLRLAAPFAGVLNALARVRPLAALAKRLAGIAPERSIPVLARETYTRWLNRRWGKGTFLFSNDEVATVWPDTFTEYLSPEVGRAAVKVVEAATGRRVLSPGPGVCCGLTYVSTGQLDRARKVMRRTLDRFTGTHDSPVIVLEPSCAATLRTDLPELLPDDPRAAELAASVHTLAEYLEEYAPDWQPPHLDRPVTGQTHCHQHAVLGDAPDRRLRERAGLTGELTGGCCGLAGNFGFERGHWDVSVACAQDALLPAVREAGPGAEILADGFSCRTQLAQLGGVRARHLAEVLAEGLAERGPVA, from the coding sequence ATGGCACCTCGTGAGGCAACAACCGGCCCCGACCGCACCGGCCCCGACGGCACCGCCCCCGACCGCACCGCACTCGCCGGAGCACTGCGCTCAGCGGTGCGCGGCGAGGTCGCGTTCGACGCCACCGCACGGGCCCTGACGACGATGGACGCGTCCAACTACCGCCGGGTGCCGCTCGGTGTCGTCGCCCCGCGCGACGCCGACGACATCGCCGCCGCGCTCGCCGTCTGCCGCGCGCACGGGGTGCCCGTCGTGCCGCGTGGCGGTGGCACGTCCATCGCCGGGCAGGCCACCGGCACCGGGGTCGTCCTCGACCTCACCCGTCACCTGCGCTCGGTCGTCGAGCTGGACCCCGGCTCCCGTACGGCGGTGGTTCAGCCGGGCGTCGTCCTGGACGAGCTGCGGGCCGCAGCCGCCCCGCACGGGCTCACCTTCGGACCGGACCCCTCCACACACAGCCGCTGCACCATCGGCGGGATGATCGGCAACAACTCCTGCGGCGCGCACTCGGTCGCCTGGGGCACCACGGCCGACAACGTCCACGCGCTGACCGTCGCCCGCTACGGCGGCGACACCCTGCGCCTGGAACGCGGCGGGCCCGGACCCGCCGGGGTCCCGGAGCTGGTCGCCGCGCACCTCGCCCTGCTGCGCACCGGATTCCCCGAACTCCCGCGCCGCATCTCCGGATACGCGCTGGACGCCCTGCTGCCCGAGCGCGGACCGGACCCCGCCCGCGCGTTCTGCGGCAGTGAGGGCACGCTCGGCGTGGTGACGGAGGCGACGGTGCGGCTCGTCGAGGCTCCGGCGGCCCGCGCGCTCGCCGTACTCGGGTACGCCGACGAGTCCGCCGCCGCGGAGGCCGCGCCCGGCCTCCTCCCGTACCACCCGCTCACCGTCGAGGGCATGGCCGCCGACCTCGTACGCGAACCGGCCGGGCTGCCGCGCGGCGCCGCCTGGCTCTTCGTCGAGACGGGCGGCGCCACCGCGGCAGAGGCGCGGGCGCACGCGGAGCGGATCGCGCGGGCGGCGTCCCCGGACGCCGTGGACACCGCCGTCGTCACGGACCCGGCCGGGCAGCGGGCGCTGTGGCGGATCAGGGAGGACGCGTCAGGCACCGCGACCAGGATCTGGGGGTCCCCCCTGGACGGAGTCCTTGGGGGCGGCAGCGAGGCCTGGCCCGGCTGGGAGGACTGCGCTGTGCCGCCCGCCCGGCTCGGCCCCTACCTGCGCGACTTCCGCGCCCTGCTCGCCGAACACGGCCTGCGCGGCACCCCGTACGGGCACTTCGGCGACGGCTGCATCCACGTGCGGATCGACTTCGACCTGCTGAGCGCCGACGGCGTGGCCCGCTTCCGCCGCTTCTCGGAGGAGCAGGCCGCACTCGTCGTCGCACACGGCGGATCGCTCTCCGGCGAACACGGCGACGGACAGGCCCGCGCCGAACTCCTGCCGAAGATGTACGGGGACGAACTGGTCGGCCTCTTCGCCCGGTTCAAGGACCTCTGGGACCCGGACGGCGGCATGAACCCGGGCATCCTCGCCCGCCCGGCCCGCCTCGACGAGAACCTCCGCTTCGACGTACTACCGCGCGGACCGGTCGACGTCGCCTTCGGCTACCCGCACGACGGCGGCGACTTCTCGGCAGCGGTGCGCAGGTGCGTCGGAGTCGCCAAGTGCCGTACGAAGGAGGCCTCCGGCCCGGCCGTCATGTGCCCGTCCTTCCGCGCGACCGGCGAGGAGGCCCACTCGACCCGGGGCCGGGCCCGGCTGCTGCACGAGATGCTGGCCGGCCCGGCGGGCGGGGTGATCACGGACGGCTGGCGCTCGACGGAGGTACGGGACGCGCTCGACCTGTGCCTGTCCTGCAAGGGCTGTCGCAGCGACTGCCCGGTGGGCGTGGACATGGCCACGTACAAGGCGGAGTTCCTGCACCACCACTACCGGCACCGGCTGCGCCCCGCCTCCCACTACGCGCTGGGACGGCTTCCGCAGTGGCTGCGCCTGGCGGCCCCGTTCGCGGGCGTGCTGAACGCCCTGGCCCGGGTGCGGCCGCTCGCCGCGCTCGCCAAGCGGCTGGCGGGCATCGCACCGGAGCGCTCCATCCCGGTGCTGGCGCGGGAGACGTACACGCGGTGGCTGAACCGGCGCTGGGGCAAAGGGACGTTCCTCTTCTCCAACGACGAGGTGGCCACCGTCTGGCCCGACACCTTCACCGAGTACCTCTCGCCAGAGGTGGGCCGGGCGGCGGTGAAGGTCGTGGAGGCTGCGACGGGCCGCCGGGTGCTGTCACCGGGCCCCGGCGTTTGCTGCGGCCTCACCTACGTCTCCACGGGCCAGCTGGACCGGGCCCGCAAGGTGATGCGCCGCACCCTGGACCGGTTCACCGGCACCCATGACTCCCCGGTGATCGTCCTGGAACCGAGCTGCGCGGCCACCCTGCGCACGGACCTCCCGGAGCTGCTCCCGGACGACCCGCGCGCCGCCGAACTCGCCGCCTCCGTGCACACCCTGGCCGAGTACCTGGAGGAGTACGCCCCCGACTGGCAGCCCCCGCACCTGGACCGCCCGGTCACCGGCCAGACCCACTGCCACCAGCACGCGGTCCTGGGCGACGCCCCGGACCGCCGGCTCCGCGAACGGGCTGGCCTCACCGGCGAACTGACCGGCGGCTGCTGCGGACTGGCCGGCAACTTCGGCTTCGAACGCGGCCACTGGGACGTGTCCGTGGCGTGCGCACAGGACGCGCTGCTCCCGGCGGTGCGGGAGGCGGGCCCCGGCGCGGAGATCCTGGCGGACGGTTTCTCCTGCCGCACGCAGCTGGCCCAGCTGGGCGGCGTCCGGGCGCGGCACCTGGCGGAGGTACTGGCGGAGGGGCTGGCGGAGAGGGGGCCGGTGGCCTGA
- a CDS encoding SUKH-4 family immunity protein: MEYPITRESLFHLYGANGVIFFPEFSRNHLNTETSSFLGSVGLPNDHVFDSGITLHALERSPYELGPLFEIDGRRCPEESEDWQVLGYLPAALVAVDPISGKVYVFQEGADEYQLMHRDIVSLVYCLAEFRKLDDAYKAAYPDSPDVEDLVESFRQAVNAIDPAPLDDPEGEWNRMLDEVLEEMW; this comes from the coding sequence ATGGAATACCCGATCACACGTGAGAGTCTATTCCATCTCTACGGTGCAAACGGTGTAATTTTTTTCCCTGAATTTTCCAGAAATCATCTGAATACCGAAACATCCTCCTTCCTCGGTTCCGTCGGACTGCCAAACGACCACGTCTTCGACTCCGGGATCACGCTGCACGCCCTGGAGCGCTCCCCGTATGAGCTGGGACCTCTCTTCGAGATTGACGGGCGGCGCTGTCCGGAAGAATCGGAGGACTGGCAGGTTCTGGGATATCTCCCCGCAGCGCTCGTCGCAGTCGATCCCATTTCAGGGAAGGTCTACGTATTCCAGGAAGGTGCCGACGAGTATCAACTCATGCATCGCGACATCGTGTCGCTGGTGTACTGCCTGGCTGAATTCCGAAAACTTGACGACGCGTACAAGGCGGCCTATCCCGATTCACCGGACGTCGAGGATCTCGTCGAGTCCTTTCGGCAGGCCGTGAACGCGATCGATCCCGCTCCTCTCGATGACCCGGAGGGCGAGTGGAACCGCATGCTTGACGAGGTGCTCGAAGAGATGTGGTGA